One window of the Agrobacterium larrymoorei genome contains the following:
- a CDS encoding LysE family translocator, with amino-acid sequence MASYELLAAFLITTALFAYVPGPAMLYTIAQTMARGRYAGLLAVLGIHIGCYVHIVAAVAGLSVLFQAVPWLYLAVKFGGACYLIWLGFSMLRARVSGETSGSFTIARKSAKRAFIDSIVVEVLNPKTALFFLAFLPQFVDPAAAFPIWLQFLILGVAVNIIFTSADFVVVLVAGLAAGRLKRSAFAQTVARRGAGAILVGLGLHLAWQRS; translated from the coding sequence ATGGCATCTTATGAACTGCTTGCGGCATTCCTGATCACGACGGCGCTCTTTGCCTATGTGCCAGGGCCCGCGATGCTCTACACCATCGCACAGACCATGGCGCGTGGACGTTATGCTGGCCTACTCGCAGTGCTCGGCATTCACATCGGCTGCTATGTTCATATCGTTGCCGCGGTTGCGGGATTGTCCGTTCTGTTTCAGGCTGTGCCGTGGCTTTATCTCGCGGTGAAGTTCGGTGGCGCTTGCTATCTTATCTGGCTTGGGTTCTCCATGCTCAGAGCCAGGGTCAGCGGCGAAACAAGCGGCAGCTTCACGATTGCCCGGAAATCCGCAAAGCGGGCTTTCATCGATAGCATTGTCGTTGAAGTGTTGAACCCGAAGACGGCGCTCTTCTTCCTCGCCTTCCTGCCGCAATTCGTCGATCCGGCCGCGGCATTTCCGATATGGCTTCAGTTTCTGATCCTCGGCGTTGCCGTCAACATCATCTTTACTTCGGCGGATTTCGTCGTCGTGCTGGTTGCGGGGCTTGCGGCCGGACGGTTGAAGCGGTCTGCTTTCGCGCAAACGGTGGCCCGGCGCGGAGCCGGCGCGATTTTGGTGGGGCTCGGCCTTCATCTCGCCTGGCAGAGAAGCTGA
- the ribH gene encoding 6,7-dimethyl-8-ribityllumazine synthase — MSQPHLLIVEARFYDDMADALLDGAKFALEEAGATYDIITVPGALEIPAAIAMALDGADNGGTEYDGFVALGMVIRGETYHFDIVANESSRAIMDLTVSESLAIGNGILTVENDEQAWARVRRSDKDKGGFAARAALTMIELKKKLGG; from the coding sequence ATGTCCCAGCCTCATCTTCTCATCGTGGAAGCACGCTTTTATGACGATATGGCCGATGCCTTGCTCGATGGCGCAAAGTTCGCGCTCGAAGAGGCTGGCGCCACCTATGACATCATTACCGTTCCAGGTGCGCTGGAGATTCCCGCAGCCATCGCCATGGCGCTTGATGGCGCAGACAATGGCGGCACGGAATATGATGGCTTCGTTGCGCTCGGCATGGTCATTCGTGGTGAGACCTATCACTTCGATATCGTTGCGAACGAATCGTCGCGCGCCATCATGGATCTGACGGTCAGCGAGTCGCTGGCGATCGGCAACGGCATTCTGACCGTCGAAAACGACGAGCAGGCCTGGGCGCGCGTTCGTCGTTCCGACAAGGACAAGGGCGGTTTTGCCGCTCGTGCCGCGCTGACCATGATCGAATTGAAAAAGAAGCTGGGTGGTTGA